The Triticum aestivum cultivar Chinese Spring chromosome 4B, IWGSC CS RefSeq v2.1, whole genome shotgun sequence sequence ATTACAACACAGTGAAGAGACCAAGAGATTTTCCATGATTCTAAAAAAGTGTTGAGGGGCGATAGATGGCGTCGACTTCGGCAGCCAGCAATCCCAAGGTGTAGCATGGTGGAGTAGGCGATGATGTGCAGCCTCGGCCAGCGTAGGGCAGCGGCCGATCGTAGTAGCAGCAGGCGGAGCTCTTGCCTTATCTGTAAAAGAAATCGGCATCATATTGAGATCTAAACTGCACAACACTAATATATGCGAGCCTGTGAAAAATAAGTGCAAATAGAAGTATCAAGAACTTTGAAGTTTGCTGCAAGAAAATTGATAACATTAAATGGAAGTTTCCCTAGCAGGCTAAAAATGTGTTAAGTTTTGGAGTGTTAATATCGAATGTAAAAGGTCCAATAATATACACACCTGGCCACTGGCACACCAAGAAACATTGTCATTAGCTAAAACccgaaaagataaacatcataggGAAAAGGGGATTTTTAATATCCTACTATTAGAAATATGATgaacattgatgcaatcctccaAAAACCGATTGACACCAAATTTTGAACGGATGCATACTTGACACCTTCGTTCCATTATGTTGGCAAAAAAACCAAAACGGAACAGTGGGAAAAATTGATCAGGCTAAGGCACAAGGATGCAGAGGCTGCTAATGGATTCAGAAAAAAATATCCTCACTGAGGATCTTGCATAATTTTGCATACATAACTGGATTATCTCTATATACTATTAAAGGCGATAAAAAAATTGTTTCTATGACAACAAATTCAAATCTAGCTTGAGAGGATAGAGCACAAACCAGTGAAAACCAAGATTAAGAACACAAATACTAAGAAAGTGAACTAAAGCATGAGTAGGTAGTTGATGCCCTGCTCGGCTTGTTCTATCTATTCACGCAAGAAATTATGAGCATAGAAAAATTAAATTAGACCCACAAAGTAAATTTGTTTTACTtagctttcaaaaaaaatgttatacTTCCCTTGATCTTAAGTACCCAGTTTTACGATGACCATCTCCTGTAAAATTCTGTGCTCCAAGCTCACCATGACATGGTCCAATTAACGCTCCTTATTGTCATTATTCTGTTTCTTATCTGGCAAACCACCTCATCTCCCAACTGACTAATATCTGCAAACAATAGGCAGAACAAATTATCACCGCATGATATAGGCAGAAAAAAACACATAACTTGGTCCTAGTCGATGAAGATGCTAGATATTTGCACAAGTGCCCACGTACCTTGGTGTAGAGTGGACATTGTCATACTTGAAGTGTTGCGTTGGATGGCATGCTTGCAGCTATCCATGCAGCTCTCGCCACTGCTTGCGCCACGCTCGCCGACGCTGCTCTACCACTGCCGCAAGCACCAGCCACATGCTCCGCCGCGAGCAGCCAACCAAGATGTCACATCTTTGCATGAGTGCTGTATTCAGTTGTGCAGTTCATCTTGTAAATTAAACACATATAAATTATCACTCAACAACATATGGGCAAAATAAATTAGTTCGTATACTTGCAATGAAGATTCTGAATTTTGAAACTATCTTGCCACTACACACTCACGGCTGGGGAAAAAGAGAGTACCCATGCAAACTTTTAGTTCAAACCCATGATAGCAAAGAAACACCATGAAAGATAAAATAGGTTTTTTATTTACCAGTTCAGCGCACGGCCATTTGTCTgaacaaaaacaaaatttggcttcaGGCCATTGTCGACCATGGTCATGTGGATGCTCTAAATCCCTTATATCACCAAAACGGAGATATTAGCACCATTCTCGGCGACCTTCCTTTCTTGCTTCGTCACCGCCTCATGGGTTATGAGTTATGACGACCATGATTCCGGCCGTCCATCCGAGCACCTGTGGTCTGTACATCGACGGCCTGCCCTTTTCTCATTTTCTTGTCCCCGAAGAGTTCGATCGATCAGAAACTTGGAAGGGCGAGAGTAGCCATGTTCCTGCCGTGTGTGTGTTTTCTTTGCACGAAAGTTCCTGTTTCAGTCAGAGAGGTAGAACTCTGTGTCAGCAGTTGTCTTGTCACTGAACTTTTAAATGACCGGCAATAAAGGTTGCTGCCTAATTTTAGAATGTCAAGTGTAAGTTTTCCACGTGTAGGTGTAGCAGCTAACAGGTTTGAACCAAACTGAATAAGAGAGTCAAAATGTAATCCTTTCTGACCTCACAATGCCTATGTATTTCAAGTAGCCATCATTTAAACACCAGACACATTGTCCATGCAAAAAGAGGTGAAAAAAATCAAATCTGAACTGAACTTGACAGAATTCAGAAGTTGTATAGCTGACAATGGACCATCATATACAACAAgatctagtaagcaatgcaagagcACACACGTACAAAGGGGTGAACATGCCTGATTGGTACTTTAATTTAACACATCGAATCATTGAGTTAGCTAGGTCTAGTTACACATACAGAGTTTAACATCAAGTTGCTGAGTTAGCAATGTCTAGCACGAAGTTAGGCATGTGACCTTCATGGGAAGAACTGGACATACCAATTCATTTGCGAGGCCAGGCCAGACCAACCTGCTTCTTTCCCCCTCTGCGCTAGCTCCAAGATGCATGTCTCGTCCTGGTCGATTAACCGCGACCTCGACCACTTCGATCCGCCGATGCTCGGCATCGCTACCAAGACCCACCAATCAGTCCTTGCTTGTGTCCATGGTGAAGATGAAGTCGCAGAATGCAGATATTGGCCAACCCACCGACCACGCGCACATGTGTTGGCGCGGCGCCCCGGGCGTGGCCTGACTGGTGCAGCGCGCTGAACCTTCCTCGCGCGGTTCCTACACCTGCCAAGGTCAGCAACGCGTGCCTGCACTTCCTCGGCCTCTGCTTGTTCCTGCGCCTCGCTGTAAACATCATCAGGTGTGTAACCTGCATACAGAAGAAAGATTGATATGTGCATGTAAAACTGAGAACCAGCAAGTCTGATTCAAACAcaaaagaacaagggaaagcttaTGCTATCCTGCTGAGCCACGACCGGCACTACCCCTCGCCGTTTTAGGAGGAACAGGAGAGCACGAGCAGACCACCTCGGGACGAAGACCACCTTGTCAGCCACGCATGGAGTCGAGGAAGGCCGAGCCTAGAATTGTGGGGGGTCGCGACGACGTAAGCAATGTCGCCACACCGAAGATGGGGGTTGCTAGACGAGAGACGAGAGGGGGATAACCGGATAAGAAACCAGGGGATCGGATCGTGGGCATCTTTCGGTCAGATCGTGGGTGGGATGAAGGAGGATACAGATTCAGGGGATGAGAGGGATGGGGTGGGGATCATGAGAGCTTGTCCATGT is a genomic window containing:
- the LOC123090189 gene encoding uncharacterized protein; this encodes MAMSAGSNSGSQAFARLKAATAPALTDDRLNSLNRWGSKESFLSTSTRNAHDPIPWFLIRLSPSRLSSSNPHLRCGDIAYVVATPHNSRLGLPRLHAWLTRWSSSRGYTPDDVYSEAQEQAEAEEVQARVADLGRCRNRARKVQRAAPVRPRPGRRANTCARGRWVGQYLHSATSSSPWTQARTDWWVLVAMPSIGGSKWSRSRLIDQDETCILELAQRGKEAGWSGLASQMNWNFRAKKTHTRQEHGYSRPSKFLIDRTLRGQENEKRAGRRCTDHRCSDGRPESWSS